A genomic stretch from Xiphophorus maculatus strain JP 163 A chromosome 16, X_maculatus-5.0-male, whole genome shotgun sequence includes:
- the pick1 gene encoding PRKCA-binding protein — MFTDMDYELEEDKLGIPTVPGTVTLKKDANNLIGISIGGGAQYCPCLYIVQVFDNTPAALDGTLAAGDEITGVNGKTVKGKTKVEVAKMIQAVQGEAVIHYNKLQADPKQGKSLDIVLKKVKHRLVENMSSGTADALGLSRAILCNDGLVKRLEELEKTAELYKGLMEHTKRLLRAFFELSQTHRGFGDVFSIIGVREPQAAASEAFVKFADAHRNIEKYGIELLKTIKPMLHDLNTYLHKAIPDTKLTIRKYLDVKFEYLSYCLKVKEMDDEEYSSIAMGEPLYRVSTGNYEYRLVLRCRQEARARFAKMRKDVLEKIELLDQKHVQDIVFQLQRFVSGMSHYYDDCYAVLKEADVFPIEVDLSRTMINYSSQSLSYTDEDEEDGGGGGEEGGSTQAENGTEKLIDDE, encoded by the exons ATGTTCACAGACATGGACTATGAGCTGGAGGAGGACAAACT AGGGATACCGACGGTACCCGGCACTGTGACCCTGAAGAAAGATGCTAACAATCTCATTGGCATCAGCATCGGTGGTGGAGCTCAGTACTGCCCTTGTCTCTATATTGTCCAG GTGTTTGACAACACTCCTGCCGCTCTGGATGGGACGTTGGCAGCGGGCGATGAAATCACCGGAGTGAACGGGAAAACGGTGAAAGGGAAAACAAAGGTGGAGGTGGCCAAGATGATTCAAGCTGTCCAG GGAGAGGCGGTGATCCACTACAACAAGCTGCAGGCTGACCCAAAACAAGGGAAATCTTTAGATATCG TgttgaaaaaagtcaaacatcgCCTGGTGGAGAACATGAGCTCAGGAACCGCAGACGCTCTTGGACTCAGCAGAGCTATTCTATGCAACG ACGGCCTGGTGAAAAGACTGGAAGAGCTGGAGAAAACAGCCGAGCTTTACAAAG gacTGATGGAGCACACGAAGAGGCTGCTCAGAGCTTTCTTTGAACTGTCTCAAACTCACAGAG GGTTTGGAGACGTGTTTTCTATCATCGGTGTCAGAGAGCCGCAGGCCGCAGCCAGCGAGGCTTTCGTCAAGTTCGCCGACGCTCACAGAAACATCGAGAAATATGGAATCGAGCTGCTAAAGACCATCAAGCCT ATGCTCCATGACCTGAACACATACCTGCACAAGGCCATTCCAGACACCAAGCTCACCATCCGCAAGTATCTGGACGTAAAGTTTGAATATCTG tcataCTGCCTGAAGGTGAAGGAAATGGATGATGAAGAATACAGCAGCATT GCCATGGGAGAACCTCTGTATCGTGTGAGCACCGGGAACTACGAGTACCGTTTGGTTCTGCGGTGTCGGCAGGAAGCTCGGGCCCGCTTCGCCAAGATGAGGAAGGACGTTCTGGAGAAGATCGAGTTGCTGGATCAGAAACACG TCCAGGACATCGTGTTCCAGCTGCAGCGCTTCGTCTCGGGCATGTCCCATTACTACGACGACTGCTACGCCGTCCTGAAGGAGGCGGACGTGTTCCCCATCGAAGTGGACCTGTCCCGCACCATGATCAACTACAGCAGCCAGTCGCTGTCCTACACGGACGAAGACGAGGAGGACGGGGGCGGCGGAGGGGAAGAGGGAGGGAGCACGCAGGCAGAGAACGGCACCGAGAAGCTGATTGAtgatgaatga
- the LOC102232102 gene encoding galectin-1-like: MKMQLELKNVTLRPGDKLKLKGEILHDAEKFRIDLGVSSEDLALHFNPRFQDDADGAVLVYNSKTAGSWGSEGREMHNPLQRGNDVKIFLKLSGEGFEVELPDGQKLKFPNRTNMDVITYVQVAGDFKLKSFKIYKSVKT, from the exons ATGAAGATG CAACTGGAACTGAAGAATGTGACCTTAAGACCTGGAGACAAGTTAAAACTAAAGGGGGAAATTCTGCACGACGCTGAGAA GTTCCGGATTGACCTCGGTGTGAGCTCAGAAGACCTGGCGTTGCACTTTAACCCCCGTTTCCAGGATGATGCAGATGGAGCGGTCCTAGTGTACAACTCAAAGACTGCAGGTTCCTGGGGAAGTGAAGGGAGGGAAATGCACAACCCTCTGCAGAGGGGCAATGATGTGAAG atttttttgaagCTTTCTGGTGAAGGGTTCGAGGTGGAGCTCCCTGACGGGCAGAAACTCAAATTTCCTAACCGTACAAACATGGACGTCATCACCTACGTCCAAGTGGCCGGGGATTTCAAACTCAAGAGCTTCAAGATCTACAAATCTGTGAAGACTTAA